A DNA window from Betta splendens chromosome 6, fBetSpl5.4, whole genome shotgun sequence contains the following coding sequences:
- the zfpm1 gene encoding zinc finger protein ZFPM1 isoform X4: MSDDLELKEEGGDSRVVAGRALHPDTKWGPYPGVIQSEGSTDEEMENPTLTLVCEDPDCWIRRLPVSSDTSAANCTIYSQGEELFCRVTRELPAGDELLASLSRPPSASLPPARPSPPLSLVTQKQAAVKEEPLYPAALHSDIQLLPQQAGMAAILATAVVNKDIFPCKDCGIWYRSERNLQAHLMYYCASRQKQPATASSPPHDKPKDSYPSERICPFPQCNKSCPSASSLEIHMRTHSGERPFVCLICLSAFTTKANCERHLKVHTDTLNGVCHGCGFVSTTRDILYSHLVTSHMVCQPGSRSEVYSPGPGLPKLPLSIGLSPGDSGVVLKCQVCGHNSDSPAQLQQHVRTHLEVRVPAERSPAPRQITPTSDDQLQASPREREPVACVPKSDSSSPGANDGSATPREYGSQDVPPTDLKIKEEPQSDSETDQHPMDATEDGEERKVGEKEAATSSWQTSSSPKSPATTVKAEPTSPTPGSSPAHVGGAGSVLPGGAMFLPQYMFNPEAAILPQASEILAKMSEMVHSRLKQGQTVPQNNQAALFPPGATATAPTATATPPHKGATCFECDITFNNINNFYAHKRLYCSSRHQVEGANSISGAGSTRDGAVATVPSGGAHASSASPHGGAASRAASASPADSDPPAGSGAESRRVEATETPSGREGVSSSSEGEGGGASVGGGRASEGSQSPASGSAEDPDDDPNRTFCEACNIRFSRHDNYMVHKRFYCASRHDPSNQRSVHAAKAAAAAFLPQPIRTRKRKKMYEIHMARTEALANAAAAAAAAAAAAANAAASAPSPSVLGLAVKQEASPPGPGDASPEGDGPIDLSKRPRLREAPRQGGGAVLPALPLTDYHKCTACSISFNSIENYLAHKTYYCPATTLQPHTMEQLHRLKRSASTSPKSRSQPDHVELPHPAEAKALPAERAQTQHTASSPQPTSPHQKSRGGASPQASCPYCPNRPIACDLMEHLRSSHGLLVTVQLPPDALPQPGGAASRSPSLSPVSSQARAPSRLGFNGQSRSSTSSPASPLLNGSPTAQGGSPSADSPLPVSPPRAPSLTLSPVPEALREAVGSPHLPDKAPPGAVSQPAPASAPRSPAVSPLQNGNSRFCRLCNIKFSSLSTFIAHKKYYCSSHSAEHVK; this comes from the exons aTGACCTGGAATTAAAGGAAGAAGGCGGCGACAGCCGGGTGGTGGCTGGCAGGGCCCTGCACCCGGACACAAAGTGGGGCCCTTACCCAGGAGTGATCCAGTCAGAgggcagcacagacgaggagatGGAG aatCCTACGTTGACTTTGGTGTGTGAGGATCCAGACTGTTGGATTCGTCGGCTCCCTGTTTCCTCTGACACATCAGCTGCCAACTGTACCATCTACAGCCAAG GGGAGGAGTTGTTCTGTAGGGTCACCCGAGAGCTCCCAGCAGGCGACGAGCTCCTGGCCTCCCTGTCCCGTCCTCCCAGCGCCTCCTTGCCGCCGGCGCGGCCCTCTCCTCCGCTGAGCCTCGTCACgcagaagcaggctgcggtCAAAGAGGAGCCTCTGTACCCGGCGGCGCTGCACTCAGACATTCAGCTCCTCCCACAGCAAGCTGGCATGGCGGCCATCTTGGCCACGGCGGTTGTCAACA AGGACATCTTCCCGTGCAAGGACTGTGGCATCTGGTACCGCAGTGAGAGGAACCTGCAGGCTCACCTCATGTACTACTGCGCCAGCCGACAGAAGCAGCCGGCCACCGCTTCCTCCCCCCCCCACGACAAACCCAAGGACTCGTATCCCAGTGAGCGCATCTGCCCCTTCCCTCAGTGCAACAAGAGCTGCCCCAGCGCCAGCTCACTGGAAatacacatgcgcacacacagtg GTGAACGTCCGTTTGTGTGTCTCATCTGTCTGTCAGCCTTCACCACCAAAGCAAACTGTGAGCGCCACCTCAAggtgcacacagacacgctgaacGGCGTGTGTCACGGCTGCGGCTTCGTCTCCACCACGAGGGACATCCTCTACAGCCATCTGGTCACTAGCCACATGGTCTGCCAGCCCGGGTCTCGCAGCGAGGTCTACTCCCCGGGGCCGGGTCTTCCCAAGCTGCCCCTGTCCATCG GTCTCAGTCCAGGAGACTCTGGCGTGGTCCTCAAGTGTCAGGTGTGCGGCCACAACTCGGACTCGCCTGCCCAGCTTCAGCAGCATGTACGAACCCACCTGGAGGTCCGGGTCCCAGCCGAGAGGAGCCCCGCCCCCCGTCAGATCACCCCGACGTCGGACGACCAGCTCCAGGCGTCTCCGCGGGAGAGGGAGCCCGTGGCCTGTGTCCCAAAGTCAGACTCCTCCAGCCCCGGCGCGAATGACGGTTCAGCCACTCCCCGGGAGTACGGGTCACAAGATGTCCCTCCCACCGACCTAAAGATCAAAGAAGAGCCTCAGTCTGACTCGGAGACGGACCAGCACCCAATGGACGCGacggaggatggagaggagcgtAAGGTTGGCGAAAAGGAAGCAGCTACCTCATCCTGGCAGACGTCCAGCTCTCCCAAGAGCCCAGCCACCACTGTGAAGGCAGAACCCACCAGTCCCACCCCTGGTTCTAGCCCGGCTCATGTGGGGGGCGCGGGGTCAGTCCTTCCAGGAGGAGCAATGTTCCTGCCTCAGTACATGTTTAACCCAGAGGCTGCCATTCTGCCACAGGCCTCAGAGATACTGGCTAAAATGTCAGAGATGGTTCACAGCCGCCTGAAACAGGGCCAGACCGTCCCCCAAAACAACCAGGCGGCCCTGTTCCCCCCCGGCGCCACCGCCACCGCCCCCACGGCCACAGCCACTCCACCTCACAAAGGAGCCACATGCTTCGAGTGTGACATCACGTTCAACAACATCAATAATTTCTATGCACACAAGAGGCTCTACTGCTCCAGCAGGCATCAGGTAGAAGGTGCCAATTCAATCTCTGGTGCCGGATCAACAAGGGACGGAGCCGTGGCAACGGTTCCTTCAGGAGGCGCACACGCCTCGTCTGCGTCTCCTCACGGAGGAGCCGCCAGCAGGGCGGCGTCCGCCTCGCCCGCCGACTCGGACCCCCCGGCCGGGAGCGGGGCGGAATCCCGGAGGGTGGAGGCGACAGAGACGCcgagcgggagggagggagtgtccTCCTCGtccgagggggaggggggaggcgcgAGTGTGGGGGGAGGCAGAGCAAGCGAGGGCAGCCAGAGTCCCGCCAGTGGCTCCGCGGAGGACCCGGACGATGATCCCAACAGAACCTTCTGCGAGGCCTGCAACATCCGCTTCAGTCGCCACGACAACTACATGGTCCACAAGCGCTTCTACTGCGCGTCACGGCACGACCCGTCCAACCAGCGCTCAGTCCACGCGGCCAAGGCGGCGGCAGCCGCCTTCCTCCCCCAGCCCATCCGCACACGTAAGCGCAAGAAGATGTACGAGATCCACATGGCCAGAACCGAGGCCTTGGCcaacgccgccgctgctgccgctgctgcggcggccgctgctgccaacgccgccgcctccgccccGTCCCCCTCCGTGCTGGGCCTGGCGGTGAAGCAGGAGGCGTCTCCCCCCGGGCCGGGGGATGCCAGCCCCGAAGGGGACGGTCCCATCGACCTCAGCAAGAGGCCCCGGCTGAGAGAGGCCCCCCGGcagggcggcggcgccgtgctCCCCGCGCTGCCCCTCACCGACTACCACAAGTGCACCGcctgcagcatcagcttcaACAGCATCGAGAACTACCTGGCCCACAAGACCTACTACTGTCCCGCCACCACCCTCCAGCCGCACACCATGGAGCAGCTGCACAGGCTCAAGAGATCCGCCTCTACCTCTCCCAAAAGCAGGTCTCAGCCGGACCACGTGGAGCTCCCGCACCCCGCGGAGGCCAAGGCGCTGCCGGCGGAGCGGGCCCAGACCCAGCACACGGCGTCCAGCCCCCAGCCCACGTCCCCCCACCAGAAGAGCCGGGGCGGCGCCTCCCCCCAGGCGTCCTGCCCCTACTGCCCCAACAGGCCCATCGCCTGCGACCTCATGGAGCATCTCAGGAGCTCGCACGGCCTGCTGGTGACCGTTCAGCTGCCCCCGGACGCGCTGCCCCAGCCGGGGGGCGCCGCCAGCCGCAGCCCCAGCCTGAGCCCAGTGAGCAGCCAGGCGAGGGCGCCCTCCAGGCTGGGCTTCAACGGTCAGTCCAGGAGCAGCACGTCGTCGCCCGCCTCCCCCCTGCTCAATGGCAGCCCCACGGCCCAGGGCGGGTCGCCCTCGGCCGACTCCCCTCTGCCTGTGTCCCCCCCCAGGGCTCCCTCTTTGACTTTATCACCTGTGCCTGAGGCCCTGAGGGAGGCGGTGGGCTCGCCCCACCTTCCCGACAAGGCTCCCCCCGGCGCCGTGTCCCAGCCCGCTCCGGCCTCGGCTCCCAGGAGCCCGGCGGTGTCCCCCCTGCAGAACGGCAACTCCCGCTTTTGCCGGTTGTGCAACATTAAGTTCAGCAGCCTGTCCACATTCATAGCTCATAAGAAATACTACTGCTCATCCCACAGTGCAGAGCATGTGAAGTGA
- the zfpm1 gene encoding zinc finger protein ZFPM1 isoform X1, whose amino-acid sequence MALRRTLWTPSACRGRRAASRIPRIQQRATAAAAPIRTTKMTEALSAEWLQTWLHSGEKGARWYKQRHSEKKEETGLLRDEPGMQDSRGGPGDEDEDKPCPTHSGGEEDEDRDEEEASRWRGPDDLELKEEGGDSRVVAGRALHPDTKWGPYPGVIQSEGSTDEEMENPTLTLVCEDPDCWIRRLPVSSDTSAANCTIYSQGEELFCRVTRELPAGDELLASLSRPPSASLPPARPSPPLSLVTQKQAAVKEEPLYPAALHSDIQLLPQQAGMAAILATAVVNKDIFPCKDCGIWYRSERNLQAHLMYYCASRQKQPATASSPPHDKPKDSYPSERICPFPQCNKSCPSASSLEIHMRTHSGERPFVCLICLSAFTTKANCERHLKVHTDTLNGVCHGCGFVSTTRDILYSHLVTSHMVCQPGSRSEVYSPGPGLPKLPLSIGLSPGDSGVVLKCQVCGHNSDSPAQLQQHVRTHLEVRVPAERSPAPRQITPTSDDQLQASPREREPVACVPKSDSSSPGANDGSATPREYGSQDVPPTDLKIKEEPQSDSETDQHPMDATEDGEERKVGEKEAATSSWQTSSSPKSPATTVKAEPTSPTPGSSPAHVGGAGSVLPGGAMFLPQYMFNPEAAILPQASEILAKMSEMVHSRLKQGQTVPQNNQAALFPPGATATAPTATATPPHKGATCFECDITFNNINNFYAHKRLYCSSRHQVEGANSISGAGSTRDGAVATVPSGGAHASSASPHGGAASRAASASPADSDPPAGSGAESRRVEATETPSGREGVSSSSEGEGGGASVGGGRASEGSQSPASGSAEDPDDDPNRTFCEACNIRFSRHDNYMVHKRFYCASRHDPSNQRSVHAAKAAAAAFLPQPIRTRKRKKMYEIHMARTEALANAAAAAAAAAAAAANAAASAPSPSVLGLAVKQEASPPGPGDASPEGDGPIDLSKRPRLREAPRQGGGAVLPALPLTDYHKCTACSISFNSIENYLAHKTYYCPATTLQPHTMEQLHRLKRSASTSPKSRSQPDHVELPHPAEAKALPAERAQTQHTASSPQPTSPHQKSRGGASPQASCPYCPNRPIACDLMEHLRSSHGLLVTVQLPPDALPQPGGAASRSPSLSPVSSQARAPSRLGFNGQSRSSTSSPASPLLNGSPTAQGGSPSADSPLPVSPPRAPSLTLSPVPEALREAVGSPHLPDKAPPGAVSQPAPASAPRSPAVSPLQNGNSRFCRLCNIKFSSLSTFIAHKKYYCSSHSAEHVK is encoded by the exons aTGACCTGGAATTAAAGGAAGAAGGCGGCGACAGCCGGGTGGTGGCTGGCAGGGCCCTGCACCCGGACACAAAGTGGGGCCCTTACCCAGGAGTGATCCAGTCAGAgggcagcacagacgaggagatGGAG aatCCTACGTTGACTTTGGTGTGTGAGGATCCAGACTGTTGGATTCGTCGGCTCCCTGTTTCCTCTGACACATCAGCTGCCAACTGTACCATCTACAGCCAAG GGGAGGAGTTGTTCTGTAGGGTCACCCGAGAGCTCCCAGCAGGCGACGAGCTCCTGGCCTCCCTGTCCCGTCCTCCCAGCGCCTCCTTGCCGCCGGCGCGGCCCTCTCCTCCGCTGAGCCTCGTCACgcagaagcaggctgcggtCAAAGAGGAGCCTCTGTACCCGGCGGCGCTGCACTCAGACATTCAGCTCCTCCCACAGCAAGCTGGCATGGCGGCCATCTTGGCCACGGCGGTTGTCAACA AGGACATCTTCCCGTGCAAGGACTGTGGCATCTGGTACCGCAGTGAGAGGAACCTGCAGGCTCACCTCATGTACTACTGCGCCAGCCGACAGAAGCAGCCGGCCACCGCTTCCTCCCCCCCCCACGACAAACCCAAGGACTCGTATCCCAGTGAGCGCATCTGCCCCTTCCCTCAGTGCAACAAGAGCTGCCCCAGCGCCAGCTCACTGGAAatacacatgcgcacacacagtg GTGAACGTCCGTTTGTGTGTCTCATCTGTCTGTCAGCCTTCACCACCAAAGCAAACTGTGAGCGCCACCTCAAggtgcacacagacacgctgaacGGCGTGTGTCACGGCTGCGGCTTCGTCTCCACCACGAGGGACATCCTCTACAGCCATCTGGTCACTAGCCACATGGTCTGCCAGCCCGGGTCTCGCAGCGAGGTCTACTCCCCGGGGCCGGGTCTTCCCAAGCTGCCCCTGTCCATCG GTCTCAGTCCAGGAGACTCTGGCGTGGTCCTCAAGTGTCAGGTGTGCGGCCACAACTCGGACTCGCCTGCCCAGCTTCAGCAGCATGTACGAACCCACCTGGAGGTCCGGGTCCCAGCCGAGAGGAGCCCCGCCCCCCGTCAGATCACCCCGACGTCGGACGACCAGCTCCAGGCGTCTCCGCGGGAGAGGGAGCCCGTGGCCTGTGTCCCAAAGTCAGACTCCTCCAGCCCCGGCGCGAATGACGGTTCAGCCACTCCCCGGGAGTACGGGTCACAAGATGTCCCTCCCACCGACCTAAAGATCAAAGAAGAGCCTCAGTCTGACTCGGAGACGGACCAGCACCCAATGGACGCGacggaggatggagaggagcgtAAGGTTGGCGAAAAGGAAGCAGCTACCTCATCCTGGCAGACGTCCAGCTCTCCCAAGAGCCCAGCCACCACTGTGAAGGCAGAACCCACCAGTCCCACCCCTGGTTCTAGCCCGGCTCATGTGGGGGGCGCGGGGTCAGTCCTTCCAGGAGGAGCAATGTTCCTGCCTCAGTACATGTTTAACCCAGAGGCTGCCATTCTGCCACAGGCCTCAGAGATACTGGCTAAAATGTCAGAGATGGTTCACAGCCGCCTGAAACAGGGCCAGACCGTCCCCCAAAACAACCAGGCGGCCCTGTTCCCCCCCGGCGCCACCGCCACCGCCCCCACGGCCACAGCCACTCCACCTCACAAAGGAGCCACATGCTTCGAGTGTGACATCACGTTCAACAACATCAATAATTTCTATGCACACAAGAGGCTCTACTGCTCCAGCAGGCATCAGGTAGAAGGTGCCAATTCAATCTCTGGTGCCGGATCAACAAGGGACGGAGCCGTGGCAACGGTTCCTTCAGGAGGCGCACACGCCTCGTCTGCGTCTCCTCACGGAGGAGCCGCCAGCAGGGCGGCGTCCGCCTCGCCCGCCGACTCGGACCCCCCGGCCGGGAGCGGGGCGGAATCCCGGAGGGTGGAGGCGACAGAGACGCcgagcgggagggagggagtgtccTCCTCGtccgagggggaggggggaggcgcgAGTGTGGGGGGAGGCAGAGCAAGCGAGGGCAGCCAGAGTCCCGCCAGTGGCTCCGCGGAGGACCCGGACGATGATCCCAACAGAACCTTCTGCGAGGCCTGCAACATCCGCTTCAGTCGCCACGACAACTACATGGTCCACAAGCGCTTCTACTGCGCGTCACGGCACGACCCGTCCAACCAGCGCTCAGTCCACGCGGCCAAGGCGGCGGCAGCCGCCTTCCTCCCCCAGCCCATCCGCACACGTAAGCGCAAGAAGATGTACGAGATCCACATGGCCAGAACCGAGGCCTTGGCcaacgccgccgctgctgccgctgctgcggcggccgctgctgccaacgccgccgcctccgccccGTCCCCCTCCGTGCTGGGCCTGGCGGTGAAGCAGGAGGCGTCTCCCCCCGGGCCGGGGGATGCCAGCCCCGAAGGGGACGGTCCCATCGACCTCAGCAAGAGGCCCCGGCTGAGAGAGGCCCCCCGGcagggcggcggcgccgtgctCCCCGCGCTGCCCCTCACCGACTACCACAAGTGCACCGcctgcagcatcagcttcaACAGCATCGAGAACTACCTGGCCCACAAGACCTACTACTGTCCCGCCACCACCCTCCAGCCGCACACCATGGAGCAGCTGCACAGGCTCAAGAGATCCGCCTCTACCTCTCCCAAAAGCAGGTCTCAGCCGGACCACGTGGAGCTCCCGCACCCCGCGGAGGCCAAGGCGCTGCCGGCGGAGCGGGCCCAGACCCAGCACACGGCGTCCAGCCCCCAGCCCACGTCCCCCCACCAGAAGAGCCGGGGCGGCGCCTCCCCCCAGGCGTCCTGCCCCTACTGCCCCAACAGGCCCATCGCCTGCGACCTCATGGAGCATCTCAGGAGCTCGCACGGCCTGCTGGTGACCGTTCAGCTGCCCCCGGACGCGCTGCCCCAGCCGGGGGGCGCCGCCAGCCGCAGCCCCAGCCTGAGCCCAGTGAGCAGCCAGGCGAGGGCGCCCTCCAGGCTGGGCTTCAACGGTCAGTCCAGGAGCAGCACGTCGTCGCCCGCCTCCCCCCTGCTCAATGGCAGCCCCACGGCCCAGGGCGGGTCGCCCTCGGCCGACTCCCCTCTGCCTGTGTCCCCCCCCAGGGCTCCCTCTTTGACTTTATCACCTGTGCCTGAGGCCCTGAGGGAGGCGGTGGGCTCGCCCCACCTTCCCGACAAGGCTCCCCCCGGCGCCGTGTCCCAGCCCGCTCCGGCCTCGGCTCCCAGGAGCCCGGCGGTGTCCCCCCTGCAGAACGGCAACTCCCGCTTTTGCCGGTTGTGCAACATTAAGTTCAGCAGCCTGTCCACATTCATAGCTCATAAGAAATACTACTGCTCATCCCACAGTGCAGAGCATGTGAAGTGA
- the zfpm1 gene encoding zinc finger protein ZFPM1 isoform X2, with protein MSRRKQSKPRQIKRSLGDLDGVEENTLDTLSLSGEEGGISDPEDSAEGDSSSSPHPYNEEPGMQDSRGGPGDEDEDKPCPTHSGGEEDEDRDEEEASRWRGPDDLELKEEGGDSRVVAGRALHPDTKWGPYPGVIQSEGSTDEEMENPTLTLVCEDPDCWIRRLPVSSDTSAANCTIYSQGEELFCRVTRELPAGDELLASLSRPPSASLPPARPSPPLSLVTQKQAAVKEEPLYPAALHSDIQLLPQQAGMAAILATAVVNKDIFPCKDCGIWYRSERNLQAHLMYYCASRQKQPATASSPPHDKPKDSYPSERICPFPQCNKSCPSASSLEIHMRTHSGERPFVCLICLSAFTTKANCERHLKVHTDTLNGVCHGCGFVSTTRDILYSHLVTSHMVCQPGSRSEVYSPGPGLPKLPLSIGLSPGDSGVVLKCQVCGHNSDSPAQLQQHVRTHLEVRVPAERSPAPRQITPTSDDQLQASPREREPVACVPKSDSSSPGANDGSATPREYGSQDVPPTDLKIKEEPQSDSETDQHPMDATEDGEERKVGEKEAATSSWQTSSSPKSPATTVKAEPTSPTPGSSPAHVGGAGSVLPGGAMFLPQYMFNPEAAILPQASEILAKMSEMVHSRLKQGQTVPQNNQAALFPPGATATAPTATATPPHKGATCFECDITFNNINNFYAHKRLYCSSRHQVEGANSISGAGSTRDGAVATVPSGGAHASSASPHGGAASRAASASPADSDPPAGSGAESRRVEATETPSGREGVSSSSEGEGGGASVGGGRASEGSQSPASGSAEDPDDDPNRTFCEACNIRFSRHDNYMVHKRFYCASRHDPSNQRSVHAAKAAAAAFLPQPIRTRKRKKMYEIHMARTEALANAAAAAAAAAAAAANAAASAPSPSVLGLAVKQEASPPGPGDASPEGDGPIDLSKRPRLREAPRQGGGAVLPALPLTDYHKCTACSISFNSIENYLAHKTYYCPATTLQPHTMEQLHRLKRSASTSPKSRSQPDHVELPHPAEAKALPAERAQTQHTASSPQPTSPHQKSRGGASPQASCPYCPNRPIACDLMEHLRSSHGLLVTVQLPPDALPQPGGAASRSPSLSPVSSQARAPSRLGFNGQSRSSTSSPASPLLNGSPTAQGGSPSADSPLPVSPPRAPSLTLSPVPEALREAVGSPHLPDKAPPGAVSQPAPASAPRSPAVSPLQNGNSRFCRLCNIKFSSLSTFIAHKKYYCSSHSAEHVK; from the exons aTGACCTGGAATTAAAGGAAGAAGGCGGCGACAGCCGGGTGGTGGCTGGCAGGGCCCTGCACCCGGACACAAAGTGGGGCCCTTACCCAGGAGTGATCCAGTCAGAgggcagcacagacgaggagatGGAG aatCCTACGTTGACTTTGGTGTGTGAGGATCCAGACTGTTGGATTCGTCGGCTCCCTGTTTCCTCTGACACATCAGCTGCCAACTGTACCATCTACAGCCAAG GGGAGGAGTTGTTCTGTAGGGTCACCCGAGAGCTCCCAGCAGGCGACGAGCTCCTGGCCTCCCTGTCCCGTCCTCCCAGCGCCTCCTTGCCGCCGGCGCGGCCCTCTCCTCCGCTGAGCCTCGTCACgcagaagcaggctgcggtCAAAGAGGAGCCTCTGTACCCGGCGGCGCTGCACTCAGACATTCAGCTCCTCCCACAGCAAGCTGGCATGGCGGCCATCTTGGCCACGGCGGTTGTCAACA AGGACATCTTCCCGTGCAAGGACTGTGGCATCTGGTACCGCAGTGAGAGGAACCTGCAGGCTCACCTCATGTACTACTGCGCCAGCCGACAGAAGCAGCCGGCCACCGCTTCCTCCCCCCCCCACGACAAACCCAAGGACTCGTATCCCAGTGAGCGCATCTGCCCCTTCCCTCAGTGCAACAAGAGCTGCCCCAGCGCCAGCTCACTGGAAatacacatgcgcacacacagtg GTGAACGTCCGTTTGTGTGTCTCATCTGTCTGTCAGCCTTCACCACCAAAGCAAACTGTGAGCGCCACCTCAAggtgcacacagacacgctgaacGGCGTGTGTCACGGCTGCGGCTTCGTCTCCACCACGAGGGACATCCTCTACAGCCATCTGGTCACTAGCCACATGGTCTGCCAGCCCGGGTCTCGCAGCGAGGTCTACTCCCCGGGGCCGGGTCTTCCCAAGCTGCCCCTGTCCATCG GTCTCAGTCCAGGAGACTCTGGCGTGGTCCTCAAGTGTCAGGTGTGCGGCCACAACTCGGACTCGCCTGCCCAGCTTCAGCAGCATGTACGAACCCACCTGGAGGTCCGGGTCCCAGCCGAGAGGAGCCCCGCCCCCCGTCAGATCACCCCGACGTCGGACGACCAGCTCCAGGCGTCTCCGCGGGAGAGGGAGCCCGTGGCCTGTGTCCCAAAGTCAGACTCCTCCAGCCCCGGCGCGAATGACGGTTCAGCCACTCCCCGGGAGTACGGGTCACAAGATGTCCCTCCCACCGACCTAAAGATCAAAGAAGAGCCTCAGTCTGACTCGGAGACGGACCAGCACCCAATGGACGCGacggaggatggagaggagcgtAAGGTTGGCGAAAAGGAAGCAGCTACCTCATCCTGGCAGACGTCCAGCTCTCCCAAGAGCCCAGCCACCACTGTGAAGGCAGAACCCACCAGTCCCACCCCTGGTTCTAGCCCGGCTCATGTGGGGGGCGCGGGGTCAGTCCTTCCAGGAGGAGCAATGTTCCTGCCTCAGTACATGTTTAACCCAGAGGCTGCCATTCTGCCACAGGCCTCAGAGATACTGGCTAAAATGTCAGAGATGGTTCACAGCCGCCTGAAACAGGGCCAGACCGTCCCCCAAAACAACCAGGCGGCCCTGTTCCCCCCCGGCGCCACCGCCACCGCCCCCACGGCCACAGCCACTCCACCTCACAAAGGAGCCACATGCTTCGAGTGTGACATCACGTTCAACAACATCAATAATTTCTATGCACACAAGAGGCTCTACTGCTCCAGCAGGCATCAGGTAGAAGGTGCCAATTCAATCTCTGGTGCCGGATCAACAAGGGACGGAGCCGTGGCAACGGTTCCTTCAGGAGGCGCACACGCCTCGTCTGCGTCTCCTCACGGAGGAGCCGCCAGCAGGGCGGCGTCCGCCTCGCCCGCCGACTCGGACCCCCCGGCCGGGAGCGGGGCGGAATCCCGGAGGGTGGAGGCGACAGAGACGCcgagcgggagggagggagtgtccTCCTCGtccgagggggaggggggaggcgcgAGTGTGGGGGGAGGCAGAGCAAGCGAGGGCAGCCAGAGTCCCGCCAGTGGCTCCGCGGAGGACCCGGACGATGATCCCAACAGAACCTTCTGCGAGGCCTGCAACATCCGCTTCAGTCGCCACGACAACTACATGGTCCACAAGCGCTTCTACTGCGCGTCACGGCACGACCCGTCCAACCAGCGCTCAGTCCACGCGGCCAAGGCGGCGGCAGCCGCCTTCCTCCCCCAGCCCATCCGCACACGTAAGCGCAAGAAGATGTACGAGATCCACATGGCCAGAACCGAGGCCTTGGCcaacgccgccgctgctgccgctgctgcggcggccgctgctgccaacgccgccgcctccgccccGTCCCCCTCCGTGCTGGGCCTGGCGGTGAAGCAGGAGGCGTCTCCCCCCGGGCCGGGGGATGCCAGCCCCGAAGGGGACGGTCCCATCGACCTCAGCAAGAGGCCCCGGCTGAGAGAGGCCCCCCGGcagggcggcggcgccgtgctCCCCGCGCTGCCCCTCACCGACTACCACAAGTGCACCGcctgcagcatcagcttcaACAGCATCGAGAACTACCTGGCCCACAAGACCTACTACTGTCCCGCCACCACCCTCCAGCCGCACACCATGGAGCAGCTGCACAGGCTCAAGAGATCCGCCTCTACCTCTCCCAAAAGCAGGTCTCAGCCGGACCACGTGGAGCTCCCGCACCCCGCGGAGGCCAAGGCGCTGCCGGCGGAGCGGGCCCAGACCCAGCACACGGCGTCCAGCCCCCAGCCCACGTCCCCCCACCAGAAGAGCCGGGGCGGCGCCTCCCCCCAGGCGTCCTGCCCCTACTGCCCCAACAGGCCCATCGCCTGCGACCTCATGGAGCATCTCAGGAGCTCGCACGGCCTGCTGGTGACCGTTCAGCTGCCCCCGGACGCGCTGCCCCAGCCGGGGGGCGCCGCCAGCCGCAGCCCCAGCCTGAGCCCAGTGAGCAGCCAGGCGAGGGCGCCCTCCAGGCTGGGCTTCAACGGTCAGTCCAGGAGCAGCACGTCGTCGCCCGCCTCCCCCCTGCTCAATGGCAGCCCCACGGCCCAGGGCGGGTCGCCCTCGGCCGACTCCCCTCTGCCTGTGTCCCCCCCCAGGGCTCCCTCTTTGACTTTATCACCTGTGCCTGAGGCCCTGAGGGAGGCGGTGGGCTCGCCCCACCTTCCCGACAAGGCTCCCCCCGGCGCCGTGTCCCAGCCCGCTCCGGCCTCGGCTCCCAGGAGCCCGGCGGTGTCCCCCCTGCAGAACGGCAACTCCCGCTTTTGCCGGTTGTGCAACATTAAGTTCAGCAGCCTGTCCACATTCATAGCTCATAAGAAATACTACTGCTCATCCCACAGTGCAGAGCATGTGAAGTGA